One genomic segment of Jaculus jaculus isolate mJacJac1 chromosome 2, mJacJac1.mat.Y.cur, whole genome shotgun sequence includes these proteins:
- the Stx1a gene encoding syntaxin-1A isoform X2 encodes MKDRTQELRAAKDSDDDDDVTVTVDRDRFMDEFFEQVEEIRGFIDKIAENVEEVKRKHSAILASPNPDEKTKEELEDLMSDIKKTANKVRSKLKSIEQSIEQEEGLNRSSADLRIRKTQHSTLSRKFVEVMSEYNATQSDYRERCKGRIQRQLEITGRTTTSEELEDMLESGNPAIFASGIIMDSSISKQALSEIETRHSEIIKLENSIRELHDMFMDMAMLVESQGSLLKLKRP; translated from the exons GCCAAGGACAGCGACGATGACGATGATGTCACTGTCACCGTGGACCGAGACCGCTTCATGGATGAGTTCTTTGAGCAG GTGGAGGAGATCCGTGGCTTCATTGACAAGATCGCCGAGAACGTGGAGGAGGTGAAACGGAAACACAGTGCCATCCTGGCCTCCCCCAACCCTGATGAGA AGACGAAGGAGGAATTGGAGGATCTCATGTCCGACATTAAGAAGACTGCAAACAAAGTGCGCTCCAAGTTAAAGA GCATAGAACAGAGCATAGAGCAGGAGGAAGGCCTGAACCGCTCGTCCGCAGACCTGAGGATCCGGAAGACACAG CACTCGACGCTGTCCCGGAAGTTTGTGGAGGTCATGTCAGAGTACAATGCCACGCAGTCGGACTACCGCGAGCGCTGCAAGGGCCGGATCCAGAGGCAGCTGGAAATCA CCGGCCGGACCACCACCAGTGAGGAGTTAGAGGACATGCTGGAGAGTGGGAATCCTGCTATCTTTGCCTCTGGG ATCATCATGGACTCCAGCATCTCCAAGCAGGCCCTGAGCGAGATCGAGACGCGACACAGTGAGATCATCAAGCTGGAGAACAGCATCCGGGAGCTGCACGACATGTTCATGGATATGGCCATGCTTGTCGAGAGCCAG GGTAGTCTCCTGAAGCTCAAGCGCCCCTGA
- the Stx1a gene encoding syntaxin-1A isoform X1 codes for MKDRTQELRAAKDSDDDDDVTVTVDRDRFMDEFFEQVEEIRGFIDKIAENVEEVKRKHSAILASPNPDEKTKEELEDLMSDIKKTANKVRSKLKSIEQSIEQEEGLNRSSADLRIRKTQHSTLSRKFVEVMSEYNATQSDYRERCKGRIQRQLEITGRTTTSEELEDMLESGNPAIFASGIIMDSSISKQALSEIETRHSEIIKLENSIRELHDMFMDMAMLVESQGEMIDRIEYNVEHAVDYVERAVSDTKKAVKYQSKARRKKIMIIICCVILGIVIASTIGGIFG; via the exons GCCAAGGACAGCGACGATGACGATGATGTCACTGTCACCGTGGACCGAGACCGCTTCATGGATGAGTTCTTTGAGCAG GTGGAGGAGATCCGTGGCTTCATTGACAAGATCGCCGAGAACGTGGAGGAGGTGAAACGGAAACACAGTGCCATCCTGGCCTCCCCCAACCCTGATGAGA AGACGAAGGAGGAATTGGAGGATCTCATGTCCGACATTAAGAAGACTGCAAACAAAGTGCGCTCCAAGTTAAAGA GCATAGAACAGAGCATAGAGCAGGAGGAAGGCCTGAACCGCTCGTCCGCAGACCTGAGGATCCGGAAGACACAG CACTCGACGCTGTCCCGGAAGTTTGTGGAGGTCATGTCAGAGTACAATGCCACGCAGTCGGACTACCGCGAGCGCTGCAAGGGCCGGATCCAGAGGCAGCTGGAAATCA CCGGCCGGACCACCACCAGTGAGGAGTTAGAGGACATGCTGGAGAGTGGGAATCCTGCTATCTTTGCCTCTGGG ATCATCATGGACTCCAGCATCTCCAAGCAGGCCCTGAGCGAGATCGAGACGCGACACAGTGAGATCATCAAGCTGGAGAACAGCATCCGGGAGCTGCACGACATGTTCATGGATATGGCCATGCTTGTCGAGAGCCAG GGAGAGATGATTGACAGGATCGAGTACAACGTTGAGCACGCCGTGGACTACGTGGAGAGGGCCGTGTCTGACACCAAGAAGGCTGTCAAGTACCAGAGCAAGGCGCGCAGG AAGAAGATCATGATCATCATCTGTTGTGTCATCCTGGGCATTGTCATCGCCTCCACTATCGGAGGCATCTTTGGATAG